In Staphylococcus saccharolyticus, one genomic interval encodes:
- a CDS encoding carboxymuconolactone decarboxylase family protein has product MAIVELSDKGHTPYDRILGHVPKIYENWIALGDVLKKEEFLSAELKEEIRKMLAQNNNCLYCKAKGRPEKKFIDDKSIICIGFVDVFITQKGIMPKSSIELLKENLTEQEMVELFVYITFTNCQHQFGSLMSLQPEDGQ; this is encoded by the coding sequence ATGGCTATTGTAGAATTATCAGATAAAGGTCATACACCTTATGATAGAATATTAGGTCATGTTCCTAAAATTTATGAAAATTGGATTGCTCTTGGTGATGTTCTTAAAAAAGAAGAATTTTTATCAGCAGAGTTAAAAGAAGAAATAAGAAAGATGTTAGCACAAAATAACAATTGTTTATATTGTAAAGCTAAAGGTAGACCAGAAAAAAAGTTCATAGATGATAAATCCATCATTTGTATCGGGTTTGTAGATGTATTTATAACACAAAAAGGAATTATGCCTAAGTCTTCAATAGAATTATTAAAAGAGAATTTAACTGAGCAAGAGATGGTAGAATTGTTTGTATATATAACGTTTACCAATTGTCAACATCAGTTTGGCTCATTGATGTCTCTTCAACCTGAAGATGGGCAATAA
- a CDS encoding serine hydrolase has protein sequence MFHKVTHTTAMIGIVALLGTSLSYGAEKPSEVINHHTKNNISSTYEPDALTLTTQNGQILYRYHENKKEDPASLTKMMTMYLTLDAVKSGKVHMNDKIKITSEQARLSQLPNLSSVPLQAGQTYTVKQILEQTALASSNAAALILGEKVSGSISLQIK, from the coding sequence ATGTTTCACAAAGTAACACACACAACAGCGATGATAGGCATTGTTGCTTTACTCGGTACTTCTTTAAGTTACGGTGCAGAAAAACCAAGTGAAGTCATAAATCATCATACAAAGAACAACATATCTAGTACATATGAACCTGATGCCTTAACTTTAACAACACAGAATGGTCAAATTTTATATCGTTATCATGAGAATAAAAAAGAGGATCCAGCCTCTTTAACGAAAATGATGACTATGTATCTTACATTAGATGCAGTTAAATCAGGAAAAGTACATATGAATGACAAAATAAAAATAACTTCTGAGCAAGCTCGATTGTCTCAGTTACCTAATTTATCTTCAGTCCCTTTACAGGCAGGTCAAACCTATACAGTGAAACAAATTTTAGAACAGACTGCATTGGCATCTAGCAACGCAGCGGCATTAATATTAGGTGAAAAAGTATCAGGTTCGATATCCCTACAGATAAAATGA
- a CDS encoding DUF1958 domain-containing protein, with protein MNRNEIANNMMKYYRQQFEKGEHQIGGKQYNVKKDLYDVVPKNKEWHISINSKDATYVHYQRYFLQGNTYPTVKVEEKHRGFFKWLFK; from the coding sequence GTGAATCGGAATGAAATCGCGAATAATATGATGAAATATTATCGACAACAGTTTGAAAAGGGAGAACATCAAATAGGTGGGAAACAGTATAATGTAAAGAAAGATTTATACGATGTTGTTCCTAAAAATAAAGAATGGCATATTTCAATCAATAGTAAAGATGCGACTTACGTACATTATCAACGTTACTTTTTACAAGGAAATACGTATCCAACAGTGAAAGTTGAAGAAAAACATAGGGGATTCTTTAAGTGGTTATTTAAATAA
- a CDS encoding TetR-like C-terminal domain-containing protein yields the protein MLNITYYGEVTIIVYNQLYKGIERQVDFDIRYGIRFNIDLEVYMEFLAGGILRIIYAWLKQGQKQSVDELTLEIVKIINGMRETHIKKF from the coding sequence GTGTTAAACATTACCTATTATGGTGAAGTAACAATTATTGTTTACAATCAGTTATATAAAGGAATTGAAAGACAAGTTGATTTCGACATACGTTATGGCATACGCTTTAATATCGATTTAGAAGTTTATATGGAATTTCTAGCAGGTGGTATTTTACGTATTATTTATGCATGGTTAAAACAGGGTCAAAAACAATCAGTTGATGAATTAACATTAGAAATAGTTAAAATTATTAACGGCATGAGAGAAACACACATTAAGAAGTTCTAG
- a CDS encoding TetR/AcrR family transcriptional regulator, producing MNSNDLRVKKTQRALMDTFLELLKMKSFNQITIQGLCEHAMVRRSTFYKHYNDKYDLLDQVLNQFFKSLHESHSSNLAVKQPKT from the coding sequence ATGAATAGCAACGATTTACGTGTTAAAAAGACACAACGTGCTCTAATGGATACATTTTTAGAATTACTAAAGATGAAAAGTTTTAATCAAATCACTATTCAAGGTTTGTGTGAACATGCTATGGTTCGTCGTTCAACTTTTTATAAACATTACAACGATAAATATGATTTATTAGATCAAGTACTCAATCAATTTTTTAAAAGTTTACATGAATCTCATTCATCTAACTTAGCTGTAAAGCAACCTAAAACTTAG